A DNA window from Zingiber officinale cultivar Zhangliang chromosome 3A, Zo_v1.1, whole genome shotgun sequence contains the following coding sequences:
- the LOC122052949 gene encoding UBP1-associated protein 2B-like: MASTATKKRKVDQEDELLLPPDAHHQAVVYTPAPPSDDEDSSDEEDDVMNLLEPLSREQLIGLLRSAAASDPATLSEIRRVADIDPAHRKLFVHGLGWETTGEGLRAAFASYGDIDDCRVIFDKGNGRSKGYGFVLFRHRSSARRALRRSQKLIDNRMTSCQLASSGPGPSAHHGHQNNVVVQQPKNPNPGLGAGHQDNLSRKIYVGNVHPDIDGGRLLSFFSQYGEIEEGPIGFDRHTGKSKGYALFVYKTAEGAIRALEEPRKDFEGHPLHCQQATDSKNKAAPSQNTAAPPNVASSTGVLNGSGYASTPSDMGLQQAAIWGQGLLGMAGAQAFGQGIQPNAAMLALLAAAGQNPASFGITPAMLASLNPAFAAAFGASGNQLSVPSTAVPQVTQVPNYGMGGTSYQGPPGFQGSTGFQGATGFQNSPSLQGPSGFHGIQQVAQQGGSSSSYQGVPMSRPPTGPMGGYGPI, translated from the coding sequence ATGGCTTCCACGGCGACCAAGAAGAGGAAGGTGGACCAAGAGGACGAGCTCCTCCTGCCTCCCGATGCCCACCACCAGGCCGTTGTATACACACCCGCCCCTCCCTCCGACGACGAGGACAGCAGCGACGAGGAAGATGATGTCATGAATCTCCTCGAACCGCTCTCCAGGGAACAGCTTATCGGCCTGCTCCGCTCCGCCGCTGCCTCCGACCCAGCCACCCTCTCCGAGATCCGCCGCGTCGCCGACATCGACCCCGCCCACCGCAAGCTCTTCGTCCACGGCCTCGGCTGGGAAACCACTGGGGAGGGACTCCGCGCCGCCTTCGCCAGCTATGGAGACATTGATGACTGCCGCGTTATCTTCGACAAGGGCAACGGCCGATCCAAGGGGTATGGCTTCGTTCTCTTCCGCCACCGCAGCTCTGCTCGCCGTGCCCTCCGCCGCAGCCAAAAGCTCATCGACAATCGCATGACCTCCTGTCAGCTCGCATCCTCTGGCCCTGGCCCCTCCGCTCATCACGGTCATCAAAACAACGTGGTCGTGCAGCAACCTAAAAACCCTAATCCTGGCCTTGGTGCTGGCCATCAGGATAACTTATCTAGGAAAATCTACGTAGGGAACGTTCACCCAGATATAGACGGTGGTCGCCTCCTCAGTTTCTTCTCCCAGTACGGTGAGATTGAGGAGGGCCCGATTGGTTTTGATCGACACACTGGGAAGTCCAAAGGGTATGCTCTCTTTGTCTACAAGACGGCAGAGGGTGCCATAAGGGCCCTCGAGGAGCCAAGAAAAGATTTTGAGGGCCACCCGCTTCATTGCCAACAGGCCACTGATAGCAAGAATAAGGCGGCACCCAGCCAGAATACTGCTGCTCCGCCAAATGTGGCTTCCAGCACAGGAGTTCTCAATGGATCTGGTTATGCAAGCACCCCATCAGATATGGGGTTACAACAAGCTGCAATTTGGGGGCAAGGGCTTCTTGGCATGGCTGGTGCACAAGCCTTTGGCCAGGGGATTCAGCCTAATGCTGCAATGCTTGCGCTACTTGCAGCAGCTGGGCAAAATCCAGCATCTTTTGGAATCACACCTGCCATGCTTGCTTCCTTGAACCCTGCATTTGCAGCTGCATTTGGTGCGTCTGGTAACCAGCTATCTGTACCTTCTACAGCTGTTCCTCAGGTGACGCAGGTTCCAAACTATGGAATGGGAGGTACTTCATATCAAGGGCCTCCGGGATTTCAAGGATCTACAGGGTTTCAAGGAGCTACTGGTTTTCAAAATTCACCAAGTCTCCAAGGCCCATCAGGTTTTCATGGGATTCAACAAGTTGCTCAACAAGGTGGAAGTAGCAGTTCTTACCAGGGTGTTCCTATGTCCAGACCACCAACTGGACCAATGGGTGGATATGGTCCAATTTAG